A region from the Rosa rugosa chromosome 6, drRosRugo1.1, whole genome shotgun sequence genome encodes:
- the LOC133716932 gene encoding oleosin 1-like gives MAEHHQQYQQSHPFQGQQGMQHQQTKSYQVAKAATAVTAGGSLLVLSGLVLAGTVICLTIATPLLVIFSPVLVPAVITVALIMTGFLASGGFGVAAISVLSWIYKYVTGSQPPGAEQLDSARHKLAGKARDMKDRAEQFGQQHMGSDRGQHGQHQTS, from the coding sequence ATGGCGGAGCACCACCAGCAATACCAGCAGTCCCATCCCTTTCAGGGACAACAAGGCATGCAGCACCAACAAACTAAGTCCTATCAGGTCGCCAAGGCCGCCACCGCAGTCACCGCCGGGGGTTCACTCCTCGTCCTCTCCGGTTTGGTCCTCGCCGGCACAGTCATATGCTTGACCATAGCCACTCCTCTCCTCGTGATCTTCAGTCCGGTCCTCGTCCCGGCTGTGATCACCGTGGCGCTCATAATGACTGGCTTCTTGGCCTCCGGCGGGTTCGGCGTGGCGGCCATCAGTGTCTTGTCGTGGATTTACAAGTACGTGACAGGGAGCCAGCCTCCCGGCGCGGAACAGCTCGATTCGGCACGACACAAGCTGGCGGGGAAGGCCAGGGACATGAAGGACAGAGCTGAGCAGTTTGGGCAACAGCACATGGGCTCTGACCGCGGTCAGCACGGTCAACATCAGACTTCTTAA